The DNA sequence CACTGAACAACCCGTTCTTTGTTACCCTGTCCGACGGCGCCAAAGCAGAAGCCAAAAAGCTGGGTGTGCAGGTAACGGTTGCGGATGCAGGAAACGATACGGCAAAGCAGACCAACGATATTGAGGACCTGATTTCCAAAAATATCGGTGTCCTGATTGTCAATCCGGTTGACTCCGATGCAGTGTCCAACGCGGTAAAAGATGCAAAGAGCAAAGGCATTAAGGTCATTTCTGTGGACCGTGTGGTAAACGGCGTCGATGTGGACTGCAAAATTGCTTCCGACAACGTTTCGGGCGCAAAAATGGCAACAGAGTACCTGATGAGCAAAGTGGGCAAGAACGCAAAGATTGCCCAGCTGGAAGGCACAACCGGTGCTTCCGCAACGATTGACCGTGGCAAAGGCTTCCACCAGGCCGCAGATGGCAAGGCACAAATCGTTGCCAGCCAGACCGCAAAGTTTGACCGTGCAACTGCACTGAACGTTTCCGAAAACATTCTGCAGGCACATGGTGATGTGCAGGGCATTTTCGCGCAGAACGATGAAATGGCACTCGGTGCTGTGGAAGCAGTTGCCGCTGCCAAGAAAAATGTCGTGATTGTCGGTTTCGACGCCACAACAGACGGCCAGAGCGCTGTCAAGTCCGGCAAAATGGCCGCTACCGTACAGCAGAAACCGGACCTGATGGGTGCCACGGCAATCGATAATGCACAAAAACTGCTGAAGGGCGAAAAAGTTGCAGCAAACGTACCGGTTTCTGTTACATTGATTACACACAAAGGCTAATTTTTGAGCCGATAGTTGATATAAATCCTTTCATCAACTGAATCTCTCCGTTTTAGCTCTCCGGGCAGCACCGGAGAGCTTCTTTTTGTCTGTTTTGCAGGACAGCATACAAATTCCTGCCCAAAAGGGGGAAAACGCCTGCAAATCCAACAGGAATTCTCCTTGACAATCTATTTGTATGGGAGTACCATTTCCTCTATGGGGAACGATGAAAATATATTTGATTTTTCATAATCTAGTTAAAAAATAGACGGAAATTTTCTTTTTACAGTGCGGATATTGCTTTTTGGTCAAACCACTTCCTTAATAGAGCTTTTTTGTATAGCCAGACGGGATTATGCTGGTTTTGGCGGCCTGCTCTGCTTGTCCTGCAAAAGGTTTTCTGCGCTGATTGGTGTGAGCAATTTTTACCGGTATTGGCCGGTAACTATCATCTGGGAGGGAAAAATTCATGCCAAAAACCACACATAAGGTCGTTGTCATCGGTCACAAAAATCCGGATACGGACTCCATCTGTTCAGCAATCGCTTATGCAGAACTGAAAAATAAAACCAGCAATCTGGTATATGAAGCGTGCCGAGCAGGCGAGTTGAATCAGGAAACCGCCTTTGTGCTGGACAAATTCGACGTACGGCCGCCACGCATGGTGACGGATATCAACCCGAAGGTCCGTGACGTGGATTACCGTGAAGTGCCCGGATTTTCCGGCAATACCAGCCTGCGGCGCGCGTGGCAGGTTATGCGTGACCAGAAAATTGATACCCTGCCCATTGTTGACTCGGACCGTGAACTGCTGGGACTGATTACGGTTAAGGATATTGCTACGGCCAATATGGATA is a window from the Caproicibacterium lactatifermentans genome containing:
- a CDS encoding substrate-binding domain-containing protein; the protein is MKLKKVMAVLLSSVMLLSAAACTTGAEQTSSGAAAGATGEQSTGKAIGLSVSTLNNPFFVTLSDGAKAEAKKLGVQVTVADAGNDTAKQTNDIEDLISKNIGVLIVNPVDSDAVSNAVKDAKSKGIKVISVDRVVNGVDVDCKIASDNVSGAKMATEYLMSKVGKNAKIAQLEGTTGASATIDRGKGFHQAADGKAQIVASQTAKFDRATALNVSENILQAHGDVQGIFAQNDEMALGAVEAVAAAKKNVVIVGFDATTDGQSAVKSGKMAATVQQKPDLMGATAIDNAQKLLKGEKVAANVPVSVTLITHKG